One Marinitoga litoralis DNA window includes the following coding sequences:
- the glgX gene encoding glycogen debranching protein GlgX, producing MNKNNNFFYYENPGSETLLKTEKGYPKLGATVDSEGVNFALFTKNGKKVWLELYQNFYDDKPSHIFELDPVKNKTGNVWHIYIHNIKHGQFYGWRVDGIYDPINGLRFNKYKLLSDPYAKAISGSYNWDDDAVYGYDKHSDLLDLSFSKIDSAISPTKSIVIDDSIYDWENDVHPRIPFKDLIIYELNVRLFTMNPNSKVNSRGTFEGLLEKLYHLKDLGVNAIELMPIFEFNPDSIIRTNPVTGEKLKDVWGYNPLVFFAVTGNYSNGLKIGEQVYLFKDFVKTLHKEGFEVILDVVYNHTGEGNELGPTLSFRGIDNPIYYILSENKRYYENYSGTGNTFNCNHTVVKNLIIDSLRYWVTEMHVDGFRFDLASILGRDPKGNWIGDLSLLKDIAEDPIISGSKLIAEGWDAAGGYFLGAFPEGWAEWNGKFRDAVRKFVKGDEGLVGEIACRIAGSEDLYGNKSPIASVNFVTSHDGFTMWDLVSYNEKHNEENGENNNDGANDNYSFNYGIEGETDDEEILKIRKKQIKNFFTILMISQGTPMIYMGDEFCRTQHGNNNAYCQDTIKNWVDWNRLNKFNDIFLFVKKLIDFRKKHHTLRRDHFFTGKDYTGDGIPDITWHGVKLNNPDFSYNSKSLAFMISGIDFADQTYSPDNDIYVAMNFFEEDLIFELPKERNWYRVIDTFFESPNDFLDFPQRVYNNYKVKSKSIIVLISK from the coding sequence GTGAATAAAAATAATAATTTTTTCTATTATGAAAACCCTGGAAGCGAAACATTATTAAAAACTGAAAAGGGATATCCTAAATTAGGAGCTACTGTTGACTCTGAAGGGGTTAATTTTGCTCTTTTTACAAAAAATGGAAAAAAAGTTTGGCTAGAATTGTATCAAAATTTTTATGATGACAAACCTTCACATATTTTTGAATTAGATCCTGTAAAAAATAAAACAGGAAATGTTTGGCATATTTATATACATAATATTAAACATGGTCAATTCTATGGTTGGAGAGTCGACGGTATATATGATCCAATTAACGGTCTTAGATTTAATAAATATAAATTACTTTCTGACCCTTATGCAAAAGCTATATCTGGTTCATATAATTGGGATGATGATGCTGTATATGGATATGACAAGCACTCAGATCTTTTAGATTTATCTTTTTCTAAAATTGATTCTGCTATAAGTCCAACAAAATCAATTGTAATTGATGACTCTATATACGATTGGGAAAATGATGTACATCCTAGAATCCCATTTAAAGATCTAATTATATATGAATTAAATGTTAGATTATTTACTATGAACCCTAATTCAAAAGTTAATTCCAGAGGTACTTTTGAAGGATTATTAGAAAAATTATATCACTTAAAAGATTTAGGAGTTAACGCTATAGAATTAATGCCTATTTTTGAATTCAATCCGGATTCTATAATTCGCACAAACCCAGTTACTGGAGAGAAATTAAAAGACGTTTGGGGATATAATCCTTTGGTTTTTTTTGCTGTAACTGGAAATTATTCAAACGGTTTAAAAATAGGAGAACAAGTATATTTATTTAAAGATTTTGTCAAAACGTTGCATAAAGAAGGCTTTGAAGTTATTTTAGATGTTGTGTATAATCATACTGGTGAAGGAAATGAATTAGGTCCTACATTATCTTTTAGGGGTATTGATAATCCAATATATTATATATTAAGCGAAAACAAACGATATTATGAAAATTATTCAGGAACTGGAAACACTTTCAATTGCAATCACACTGTTGTTAAAAATCTTATAATTGATAGTTTAAGATATTGGGTCACAGAAATGCATGTTGATGGTTTTAGATTTGATTTAGCTTCTATTTTAGGTAGAGATCCTAAAGGAAATTGGATAGGAGATTTATCATTATTAAAAGATATAGCCGAAGACCCTATAATATCAGGTTCTAAATTAATAGCAGAAGGATGGGATGCTGCGGGAGGATATTTTTTAGGAGCGTTCCCAGAAGGTTGGGCAGAGTGGAATGGAAAATTTAGAGATGCTGTTAGAAAATTTGTAAAGGGTGACGAAGGATTAGTTGGAGAAATTGCATGTAGAATTGCTGGAAGTGAAGATTTATATGGAAATAAATCCCCTATTGCTAGCGTAAATTTCGTTACATCTCATGATGGTTTTACTATGTGGGACTTAGTTTCTTACAATGAAAAGCATAATGAAGAAAATGGAGAAAACAATAATGATGGTGCAAATGATAATTATAGCTTTAATTATGGTATAGAAGGAGAAACGGATGACGAAGAAATTTTAAAAATTCGAAAAAAACAAATAAAAAATTTCTTTACCATACTAATGATTTCACAAGGAACCCCTATGATTTATATGGGAGATGAATTTTGCAGAACTCAACATGGAAATAATAATGCATACTGCCAAGACACTATTAAAAACTGGGTAGATTGGAATAGATTAAACAAATTTAATGATATATTTTTATTTGTAAAAAAATTAATTGATTTCAGAAAAAAACATCATACATTAAGAAGAGATCATTTTTTTACAGGGAAAGACTATACAGGTGATGGTATTCCCGATATTACTTGGCATGGAGTAAAATTAAATAATCCTGATTTTTCATATAATTCAAAATCATTAGCATTTATGATAAGCGGAATAGATTTTGCAGACCAAACTTATTCTCCTGATAATGATATATATGTAGCAATGAATTTTTTTGAAGAAGATTTAATTTTTGAATTGCCTAAAGAAAGAAATTGGTATAGAGTTATAGATACTTTTTTTGAAAGTCCAAATGATTTTTTAGATTTCCCTCAAAGAGTCTATAATAATTATAAGGTTAAATCAAAAAGTATTATAGTATTAATTTCAAAATGA
- a CDS encoding chemotaxis protein CheW → MQKEIISFEISEQEFGIDVDFVEMVIEKEEITPIPNTKDFIEGVVNLRGRIVPVFNLFKILNLDSTNEIVFDSIIILKIDKEEVGILVNKVNNVISFNDEQLDILPSKNSKFIGISNGILKIDNRLIVYLNLEKLFETIEI, encoded by the coding sequence ATGCAAAAAGAAATTATATCTTTTGAAATTTCAGAACAAGAATTTGGTATTGATGTTGATTTTGTAGAAATGGTTATTGAGAAAGAAGAAATAACTCCAATACCAAATACCAAAGATTTCATCGAAGGTGTTGTGAATTTAAGAGGGAGAATTGTACCTGTATTTAACTTGTTTAAAATATTAAATTTAGATTCTACAAATGAAATTGTCTTTGATAGTATAATTATTTTAAAAATAGATAAAGAAGAAGTTGGCATTTTAGTTAATAAGGTTAATAATGTAATATCTTTTAATGATGAACAATTAGATATTCTTCCTTCTAAAAATAGTAAATTCATTGGAATATCTAATGGTATATTAAAAATAGATAATAGGCTTATTGTTTATTTAAATTTAGAAAAATTATTTGAAACAATAGAAATATAA
- the pfkA gene encoding 6-phosphofructokinase, with translation MKRIGIITSGGDAPGMNAAVRAVTRTAASKGIEVLGFYKGYAGILDKDFAQLTYSSVGGIMEKGGTILRTARVPEFKNPEIRKVAANNLKELGVDGLVVIGGEGSLTGAKLLYEEHNVPVIGIPASIDNDIPHTDMAIGVDTCLNTAVDAMQKLKDTASSHERAFIVEVMGRGSGYIALMSGLSVGAEAVIIPEVPVDYNELTDRIWQERKRGKINCIVVVAEGAASAYSVARHFENKIGYETRITILGHIQRGGSPTAFDRILASRMGYSAVNFLIEGKFGTMVALEKGKTVTVPLEKVLSEKKVLDPSLIELVNTLS, from the coding sequence ATTAAAAGGATTGGAATTATTACCAGTGGTGGAGACGCACCTGGAATGAATGCAGCAGTGCGAGCCGTAACAAGAACTGCAGCATCAAAAGGAATAGAAGTATTAGGTTTTTATAAGGGATATGCTGGTATATTAGATAAAGATTTTGCTCAATTAACATATTCTTCAGTTGGCGGAATAATGGAAAAAGGTGGAACAATTTTAAGAACTGCAAGAGTTCCAGAATTTAAAAATCCAGAAATTAGAAAGGTTGCTGCAAACAATTTAAAAGAATTAGGAGTAGACGGATTAGTAGTTATTGGTGGTGAAGGAAGTTTAACAGGTGCAAAATTATTATACGAAGAACACAATGTACCTGTTATTGGAATTCCAGCTTCTATAGATAATGATATCCCACACACAGACATGGCAATAGGTGTTGATACATGTTTAAACACAGCTGTTGATGCAATGCAAAAATTAAAAGACACAGCTTCTTCACATGAAAGAGCATTTATCGTTGAAGTTATGGGAAGAGGTTCTGGGTACATTGCATTAATGTCTGGATTATCTGTAGGAGCTGAAGCAGTTATTATACCTGAAGTTCCTGTAGATTATAACGAATTAACAGATAGAATTTGGCAAGAAAGAAAAAGAGGAAAAATAAATTGTATTGTTGTTGTTGCAGAAGGCGCTGCAAGTGCATATTCTGTTGCAAGACATTTTGAAAATAAAATTGGATATGAAACTAGAATTACAATTTTAGGTCATATTCAAAGAGGTGGATCTCCAACAGCATTTGATAGAATATTAGCTTCAAGAATGGGATACTCAGCAGTTAATTTCTTAATAGAAGGTAAATTTGGTACAATGGTAGCTTTAGAAAAAGGAAAAACTGTTACTGTACCATTAGAAAAAGTTTTAAGTGAAAAGAAAGTATTAGATCCAAGTTTAATAGAATTAGTAAACACATTATCTTAA
- a CDS encoding HD domain-containing response regulator, whose translation MNKWKILLVDDDKLVHLFIESALKNLEFENKSIELYHAYNLKQAKEFLDINTDTAVLISDLVMEKDLAGLELIDYVRNIIKNRNVRIILETARPEKAPEDVTVASYDINLYLDKKDLNEVKLRTAVLTSLRSYRDIILLERGVKGLEKIIKEPHELLFLEDIYAFLEEWYEKVKMFIKYYSIVGEYKVGIKYKNFVIGELSEEEYGESNGNLIKKEFEYKDDKGLFIVKFKYDINPIEKGIITTFIENIYLSFISSNYFIDMHKSHKEIIYKLSDIIEARSGETGFHVRSVAEIAYIIGESYGLDQKRLDVLKLAAPLHDIGKIGISDTILNKPEKLTDEEFEIMKEHPIIGHNILKNSKWEVFDIAAKISLQHHEKWNGKGYPFGLKEDNIILEARIVSIADVFDALTQDRVYRKAWPIDQAVNYISSLKGIAFDPVLVDIFLDNIEKIKKLKSELQF comes from the coding sequence ATGAATAAATGGAAAATATTATTAGTAGATGATGATAAATTAGTACATTTATTTATTGAATCAGCTTTAAAAAATTTAGAGTTTGAAAACAAATCTATTGAACTTTATCATGCTTATAATTTAAAACAAGCGAAAGAGTTTTTAGATATTAATACAGATACTGCTGTATTAATATCTGATTTGGTTATGGAAAAGGATTTAGCTGGTTTAGAATTGATAGATTATGTTAGAAATATTATTAAAAACAGAAATGTTAGAATTATTTTGGAAACGGCAAGGCCAGAAAAAGCCCCTGAAGATGTTACTGTAGCCTCATATGATATCAATTTATACTTAGATAAAAAGGATTTAAATGAAGTGAAATTGAGAACGGCAGTGTTAACATCATTAAGATCATATAGAGATATTATTTTACTTGAAAGAGGAGTAAAAGGACTTGAAAAAATAATAAAAGAACCTCATGAGTTACTGTTTTTAGAAGATATATATGCTTTTTTGGAAGAATGGTATGAAAAAGTAAAAATGTTTATAAAATACTATTCAATTGTTGGTGAGTATAAAGTAGGAATAAAATATAAGAATTTTGTAATAGGAGAATTAAGTGAAGAAGAATATGGGGAGTCTAATGGTAATTTAATAAAAAAGGAATTTGAATACAAAGATGATAAAGGTTTATTTATTGTTAAATTTAAATATGATATAAATCCTATTGAAAAAGGCATAATAACAACATTTATAGAAAATATATACCTTAGCTTTATATCAAGTAATTATTTTATAGATATGCATAAGTCACATAAAGAAATTATTTATAAACTTTCAGATATTATTGAAGCAAGATCAGGTGAAACTGGATTTCATGTAAGAAGTGTTGCTGAAATTGCATATATAATAGGAGAATCCTATGGTTTGGATCAAAAGAGATTAGATGTTTTAAAGTTAGCAGCCCCTTTACATGATATAGGTAAAATAGGTATTTCTGATACTATATTAAATAAACCAGAAAAACTTACTGATGAAGAATTTGAAATAATGAAAGAACATCCTATAATAGGACATAATATATTAAAAAATTCAAAGTGGGAAGTTTTTGATATTGCAGCTAAAATATCTCTTCAACATCATGAAAAATGGAATGGAAAAGGATATCCTTTTGGTTTAAAAGAAGACAATATTATTTTAGAAGCTAGAATTGTTTCTATTGCAGATGTTTTTGATGCATTAACTCAGGATAGGGTGTATAGAAAAGCATGGCCTATTGATCAAGCAGTAAATTATATATCTTCATTAAAAGGCATTGCTTTTGATCCAGTTTTAGTAGATATATTTTTAGATAATATTGAAAAAATAAAGAAGTTAAAAAGTGAATTACAATTTTAA
- the cheY gene encoding chemotaxis protein CheY → MAIKVLIVDDAAFMRMLLKDIVTKAGMEVVGEAGNGEEAVQKYQELKPDIVTMDITMPVMDGIQAIKEIKKIDPAAKVIVCSAMGQQAMVIEAIQAGAKDFIVKPFQANRVIEAIQKVSRG, encoded by the coding sequence ATGGCGATTAAAGTTTTAATAGTTGATGACGCTGCTTTCATGAGAATGTTATTAAAAGATATAGTAACAAAAGCTGGAATGGAAGTTGTTGGCGAAGCTGGTAATGGTGAAGAGGCTGTTCAAAAATATCAAGAATTAAAACCTGATATTGTTACAATGGATATAACTATGCCTGTAATGGATGGAATTCAAGCTATAAAAGAAATTAAAAAAATTGATCCTGCTGCAAAGGTTATTGTATGTAGCGCTATGGGACAACAAGCAATGGTTATTGAAGCTATTCAAGCTGGAGCAAAAGATTTTATAGTTAAGCCTTTCCAAGCAAATAGAGTTATAGAGGCTATACAAAAAGTATCTAGGGGGTGA
- a CDS encoding chemotaxis protein CheA encodes MGEMDLYLNVFIEEANENLQRLNEELLDLENNPENLEKVNEIFRVMHTFKGMAGTMGFDKIAKLTHKMESILDKIRKGETTVDSNLIDLLFKTLDTLTESIADISNGGKGDISSLDKLISILENIKSEKTEAKNNLDEKEVNSSDRLSHLDDITRDSLRNLYNIAKEKNLNFYLINIKFNKDVQLKAARAFMVLHKINDLGGEVVYTNPSSQDIEDEKFDLDFDLGVIIGIEAEKIRESILSISEIESVAVNEFEIFDFDKNDDQIMNTNNGKQNDIENNEDNKSHKKIQLQSVRVDIEKLDQLMNLMAELVISRSRITETLRKYEIKDVDESLANLSRITLDLQNIVMKIRMIPIAFVFNRFPRVVRDTAKKLNKEVNLIIEGEDTELDRTVVDEIGDPLIHLIRNSIDHGIEPVEERIKKGKPKIGTIKLSAWHEGDGVVISVEDDGKGLDRDIIANKAIEKGLVDPSVISTMSDEEVFSFIFLPGFSTKKEATDLSGRGVGMDVVKTVVESLNGSVSISSKKDIGTKIIIRLPLTLSIIQVLLITVDKYVYAIPIANIDTTQKITDGDIKIVQGNEVFVLRGEVIPLIRLRELFHMPQNENESSEKVVIVKTANKKIGVVVDNLLGQDDIVIKSLGKYLNNVKEFSGGSILGDGRIALILDVTYLNELG; translated from the coding sequence ATGGGCGAAATGGACCTTTATTTAAATGTTTTTATTGAAGAAGCAAATGAAAACTTGCAACGATTGAATGAAGAATTATTGGATTTAGAAAACAATCCAGAAAATTTGGAAAAAGTTAATGAAATTTTTAGAGTTATGCACACATTTAAAGGTATGGCTGGTACTATGGGATTTGACAAAATTGCTAAGTTAACTCATAAGATGGAAAGTATTTTGGATAAAATTAGGAAGGGCGAAACCACAGTTGATTCAAATCTAATTGACCTTCTTTTTAAGACATTAGATACTTTAACAGAAAGTATTGCCGATATTTCTAATGGCGGAAAAGGTGATATTTCTTCATTAGACAAATTAATATCAATTTTAGAAAATATTAAAAGTGAAAAAACCGAAGCCAAAAATAACTTAGATGAAAAAGAAGTAAATTCATCTGATAGATTATCTCACTTAGATGATATTACCAGAGATTCTTTAAGGAATTTATACAATATAGCTAAAGAAAAAAATTTAAATTTTTATTTGATTAATATTAAATTCAATAAAGATGTTCAGTTAAAAGCTGCAAGAGCATTTATGGTTTTGCATAAGATAAATGACCTTGGTGGTGAAGTTGTATATACCAATCCTTCTTCTCAAGATATTGAAGATGAAAAATTTGATTTAGATTTTGATTTAGGTGTAATAATTGGTATTGAAGCCGAAAAAATTAGAGAATCTATTTTAAGTATATCTGAAATTGAAAGTGTTGCTGTAAATGAATTTGAAATTTTTGATTTTGATAAAAATGATGATCAAATTATGAATACTAATAATGGAAAACAAAATGATATCGAAAATAACGAAGATAATAAATCCCATAAAAAAATTCAACTCCAATCTGTTAGAGTTGATATTGAAAAGTTAGATCAATTAATGAATTTAATGGCAGAATTAGTTATTTCAAGAAGTAGAATTACTGAGACATTAAGAAAATACGAAATAAAAGATGTTGATGAAAGTTTAGCAAATTTAAGTAGAATAACTTTGGATCTACAAAATATAGTTATGAAAATTAGAATGATCCCTATAGCTTTTGTATTTAATAGATTCCCTAGAGTTGTTAGAGATACTGCAAAAAAATTAAATAAAGAAGTAAATTTAATTATTGAAGGTGAAGATACTGAATTAGATAGAACAGTTGTTGATGAAATTGGTGATCCTTTAATTCATTTAATTAGAAATTCCATTGATCACGGTATAGAACCAGTTGAAGAAAGAATAAAAAAAGGAAAACCTAAAATTGGAACTATTAAATTATCTGCATGGCATGAAGGCGATGGTGTTGTTATTAGTGTCGAAGATGATGGAAAGGGTTTAGATAGAGATATAATTGCTAATAAAGCTATTGAAAAAGGATTGGTAGATCCTTCAGTTATTTCAACAATGAGCGACGAAGAAGTATTTTCATTCATTTTTTTACCAGGTTTTTCAACAAAAAAAGAAGCAACAGATTTATCAGGACGTGGGGTAGGAATGGATGTAGTAAAAACTGTTGTTGAATCATTAAATGGTTCTGTATCAATTTCTTCAAAAAAAGATATAGGTACTAAAATAATTATTAGATTACCTCTTACTCTTTCTATAATTCAGGTTCTTTTAATTACAGTTGATAAGTATGTATATGCAATACCTATTGCTAATATAGATACAACTCAAAAAATCACTGATGGAGATATAAAAATCGTACAAGGAAATGAAGTATTTGTTTTAAGAGGAGAAGTTATTCCTTTAATTAGGCTAAGAGAATTATTCCATATGCCTCAAAATGAAAATGAAAGTTCTGAAAAAGTTGTTATTGTAAAAACAGCTAATAAAAAGATTGGTGTAGTTGTTGATAACCTTTTAGGTCAAGATGATATCGTTATAAAATCTTTAGGAAAGTATTTAAATAATGTTAAAGAATTTAGCGGTGGTTCGATTTTAGGAGATGGTAGAATAGCTTTAATTTTGGATGTTACTTATCTAAACGAATTAGGATGA
- a CDS encoding DUF3783 domain-containing protein encodes MFDEIKDTPVIILNGFDSDQINKLMKAIKNVEGLPRIIFATTTKTNVEWKIGDLIKELKQEDAEVKKALREALEKKSE; translated from the coding sequence ATGTTTGATGAAATAAAGGATACACCTGTTATAATATTAAATGGTTTTGATAGTGATCAAATAAATAAATTAATGAAAGCTATAAAAAATGTTGAAGGTTTACCAAGAATTATTTTTGCCACAACAACAAAAACAAATGTTGAATGGAAAATAGGTGATTTAATAAAAGAATTAAAACAAGAGGATGCTGAAGTAAAAAAAGCTTTAAGAGAGGCTTTAGAAAAAAAGAGTGAATAA
- a CDS encoding putative signal transducing protein: MWKELKSYVNDFEAQMIKQLLEVEGINVLIRSPKEIGVGREFFGNGTIMNIYVDEEDFEKAIEILNNKEAE; encoded by the coding sequence ATGTGGAAAGAATTGAAAAGTTATGTTAATGATTTTGAAGCACAAATGATAAAACAACTTTTAGAGGTAGAAGGAATAAATGTTTTAATTAGATCTCCAAAAGAAATAGGTGTGGGGAGAGAATTTTTTGGTAATGGAACAATAATGAATATTTATGTTGATGAAGAAGATTTTGAAAAAGCAATAGAAATTTTAAATAACAAGGAGGCTGAGTAA
- a CDS encoding CinA family nicotinamide mononucleotide deamidase-related protein — protein sequence MKVAILSTGDELIEGSIYNITAKEISNFLYSLGFEVTKHINVRDNKEDIISSLVFLSNNNDMIIITGGLGSTQDDITRESVANFLNEKLIFNENIYNNILDRYRKYNFVMNNIIKKQAYVIEGATILENKYGSAPGMYINKNNKHYILLPGPPNEALKIIEDNIYIFNKFNLNKPNIKKIQFYNITESKLMEGLEEKLSNINYSTKIEIPIGPSIIFKDSLNKINNIVEYINDKYKDYIIPNNPIHFLVKKLSKENLSISTFESCTGGLVGKLITDIPGSSKIYKGGIIAYSNEIKNILLNVDISILEKYGAVSEETVKIMAKNGSLLYNTNFSIAISGIAGPDGGTKEKPVGTIFFAFFYKNYDKIIVEKKIFSGNRNLIREKAAYYSLIRLLKIFY from the coding sequence ATTAAAGTAGCTATTTTAAGTACAGGAGACGAATTAATTGAGGGCAGCATATACAACATAACAGCTAAAGAAATTTCTAATTTTCTATATTCTTTAGGGTTTGAAGTTACAAAACATATAAATGTTAGAGATAATAAAGAAGATATAATATCTTCCTTAGTATTTTTATCTAATAATAATGATATGATCATTATTACCGGGGGACTTGGTTCAACTCAAGATGATATTACTAGAGAATCTGTTGCTAATTTTTTGAATGAAAAATTAATTTTCAACGAAAATATTTATAATAATATTTTAGATAGATATAGGAAATATAATTTTGTCATGAATAATATTATAAAAAAACAAGCTTATGTAATTGAAGGTGCAACTATTCTAGAAAATAAATATGGAAGCGCTCCAGGTATGTATATTAATAAAAATAATAAACATTATATATTATTACCCGGACCTCCAAATGAAGCATTAAAAATTATAGAAGACAATATTTATATTTTTAATAAATTCAATTTAAACAAACCTAATATAAAAAAAATACAATTTTATAATATAACCGAATCCAAATTAATGGAAGGATTGGAAGAAAAATTATCAAATATAAATTATTCTACAAAAATAGAAATTCCAATAGGTCCATCTATTATTTTTAAAGATAGTCTAAATAAAATAAATAATATTGTAGAATATATAAATGATAAATACAAAGATTATATTATACCTAATAATCCAATACATTTTCTAGTAAAAAAGCTGTCAAAAGAAAATTTATCCATATCAACATTTGAATCTTGTACTGGCGGACTCGTTGGAAAATTAATTACAGATATTCCTGGTTCTTCCAAAATATATAAAGGCGGTATAATAGCTTATTCAAATGAAATAAAAAACATATTACTTAATGTCGATATTTCTATATTAGAAAAATATGGAGCTGTAAGTGAAGAAACAGTAAAAATAATGGCAAAAAATGGTTCTTTATTATATAACACTAATTTTTCTATTGCTATAAGCGGAATCGCAGGACCTGACGGCGGTACAAAAGAAAAACCTGTGGGAACTATATTTTTTGCTTTTTTTTATAAAAATTATGATAAAATAATAGTAGAAAAAAAAATATTTTCCGGAAACAGAAATTTAATAAGAGAAAAAGCTGCTTATTATTCATTGATACGATTATTAAAAATATTTTACTGA
- the pyk gene encoding pyruvate kinase, with amino-acid sequence MRKTRIVATIGPATESEEMVRELIKAGADVLRLNTSHESPEVHERRINIIKKVRKEFNKPVAILLDLAGPKIRTGNFYKDEVTLEEGNEFILTTEEVIGDETKVSINYKGLPNDVKPGDLILVNDGKLKLEVVESDDVNIKTIVKNTSTITHRRGINAPGADIKIPALTEKDKKYIEFGIENGVDYFALSFVRKPEDVIEMREILNSLNASDAQIISKIETKQAIDNDLEKIIELSDAVMVARGDLGVEVEAEKIPVLQKRIISIANKKAKPVITATQMLETMVENPVPTRAETTDIANAILDGTDAVMLSGETSIGKHPLEAVRVMDRVARETEPYMNLYGSLFIDFDEEDSTTAAISKAANEIAISSGIKTIVAVTDKGYTAKAVSRYRENVNIIAVTHSEKTFNRLALVWGVIPIIVNEFVSTDTMLYIVKQTLKNEDLVKSGEKIIFTAGIPYGFSSKTNFLHIAEIK; translated from the coding sequence ATGAGAAAAACAAGAATTGTTGCTACAATTGGCCCAGCTACAGAATCAGAAGAAATGGTAAGAGAATTAATAAAAGCTGGTGCAGACGTATTAAGATTAAATACTTCTCATGAATCACCTGAAGTTCATGAAAGACGTATTAATATAATAAAAAAAGTAAGAAAAGAATTTAATAAACCAGTTGCGATTTTATTAGATCTTGCTGGTCCAAAAATCAGAACTGGGAATTTTTATAAAGATGAAGTGACATTGGAAGAAGGAAATGAATTCATCTTAACAACAGAGGAAGTTATTGGTGATGAAACTAAAGTTTCAATAAATTATAAAGGGCTTCCAAATGATGTAAAACCTGGAGATTTAATTTTAGTTAATGATGGTAAGTTAAAATTAGAAGTTGTTGAATCTGATGACGTTAATATTAAAACTATTGTAAAAAATACTTCTACTATAACTCATAGAAGAGGAATTAATGCACCTGGTGCAGATATTAAAATCCCTGCATTAACAGAAAAAGACAAAAAGTATATAGAATTTGGTATTGAAAATGGTGTTGATTATTTTGCACTATCTTTTGTTAGAAAACCTGAAGATGTTATTGAAATGAGAGAAATTTTAAACTCTTTGAATGCATCTGATGCTCAAATTATTAGTAAAATAGAAACAAAACAAGCTATAGATAATGATTTAGAAAAAATAATTGAATTATCAGATGCTGTAATGGTTGCCAGAGGAGATTTAGGAGTAGAAGTGGAGGCAGAAAAAATACCTGTATTACAAAAAAGAATTATTAGTATTGCAAATAAGAAAGCTAAACCTGTTATAACCGCTACTCAAATGTTAGAAACAATGGTAGAAAATCCCGTCCCTACAAGAGCAGAAACAACAGATATTGCAAACGCAATTTTAGATGGAACAGATGCAGTTATGTTATCTGGCGAAACATCAATAGGTAAACACCCATTAGAAGCAGTTAGAGTAATGGATAGAGTAGCTAGAGAGACTGAACCTTATATGAATTTATATGGATCTTTATTCATTGATTTTGATGAAGAAGATTCAACAACAGCTGCGATATCAAAAGCTGCAAATGAAATAGCTATATCATCTGGAATAAAGACAATTGTAGCTGTTACTGATAAAGGTTATACTGCTAAAGCTGTTTCAAGATATAGAGAAAATGTAAATATTATTGCAGTAACTCATTCAGAAAAAACATTTAATAGATTAGCCCTTGTTTGGGGAGTAATTCCTATAATTGTAAACGAATTTGTAAGTACTGATACTATGTTGTATATTGTAAAACAAACTTTAAAAAATGAAGATTTAGTTAAGTCTGGTGAAAAAATTATTTTCACTGCTGGTATTCCTTATGGGTTCTCTAGTAAAACAAATTTCTTACATATTGCTGAAATAAAATAA